One Nerophis ophidion isolate RoL-2023_Sa linkage group LG06, RoL_Noph_v1.0, whole genome shotgun sequence genomic region harbors:
- the ccdc22 gene encoding coiled-coil domain-containing protein 22 isoform X4, with the protein MEEVDKILIHALKQVGTGLSEEIEGVKSFTSELIVEAVVRCIRVIDPGLGSALPTSLPPGMSARFRVGMSLAQACQDIGYKGEIGYQTFLYSSETEIRSLLMFLVEKLPRESAAASDQPTGKSTILQRAIASAIKAQLVVPWLPPNCRLPLHGETQTSGVLYSFHSQRLSVAHCVKDSGNKPQKEIRDYQREFLPPVTAQLSHNASVVASILERHTAELSAAQEWDNEWNSQGLLSRLTPQDYRARKRTRLHKRIEEQLRSAALPSAESAFGALGSTSDLSDILQAFKGSASSDQILTKGSHFSHSQKFTFTQEVETAPSAVRQTDVDKHQSQQEELASLQLQFQQLCSDVDQLTTDMKHMRVTNAQVLDEMKQRELQNREEEEKIQVKKKSIDLLPDAENNLLKLQGLVEASAKRVVSLASQWEKHRAPLIDQHRSLKEICSHQDMESSRKLSEIKVLHDKIRVSTEEAKQKEEIYKQLVSQLENLPKDVSRAAYTQRILEIVSNIKKQKEEITKILCDTKDLQKEINSLTGKLDRTFAVTDELVFKDAKKDESVRKSYKYLAALHENCSQLIQTIEDTGTILREIRDLEEQIETENSNKTVANLERIVEDYKAIRQENSALAAKVRDA; encoded by the exons ATGGAGGAAGTTGACAAAATCCTCATTCACGCCCTAAAACAAGTTGGCAC GGGGCTCAGTGAGGAAATTGAGGGGGTTAAAAGTTTCACCAGTGAGCTGATAGTAGAGGCGGTGGTGAGATGTATCCGTGTGATCGATCCCGGTCTGGGCAGCGCACTGCCAACCTCCCTCCCTCCCGGCATGTCTGCCCGCTTCAGGGTTGGCATGAGCCTTGCACAGGCCTGTCAG GACATTGGCTACAAAGGGGAGATAGGCTATCAAACCTTTCTGTACAGCAGCGAGACCGAGATTCGCTCCCTGCTCATGTTTCTTGTGGAGAAACTGCCCAGAGAAAGTGCTGCGGCCTCTGATCAGCCAACAG GCAAATCAACAATCCTTCAGAGAGCCATTGCTTCTGCCATTAAAGCCCAGCTGGTTGTCCCCTGGCTTCCTCCAAACTGCAGGCTGCCACTGCATGGTGAAACACAA ACTTCAGGAGTGTTGTACAGCTTCCACAGCCAACGTCTCAGTGTGGCCCATTGTGTCAAAGATTCAGGAAATAAACCACAGAAAG AGATCCGGGACTACCAGAGAGAGTTCCTCCCACCGGTCACTGCTCAGCTCTCCCACAATGCATCTGTGGTTGCGTCCATACTGGAGCGGCACACCGCTGAGCTCAGTGCGGCGCAGGAGTGGGACAATGAGTGGAACAGTCAGGGACTGCTGTCACGTCTTACTCCACAG GACTACAGGGCCCGAAAACGGACTCGACTGCATAAACGTATCGAGGAGCAGTTGCGCTCTGCTGCCCTTCCCTCTGCGGAAAGTGCCTTTGGAGCGCTGGGCTCTACCTCGGATTTGTCTGACATCCTGCAAGCCTTCAAAGGCTCCGCCTCCTCGGACCAAATCCTGACAAAGGGCTCTCACTTTTCCCACTCCCAGAAGTTCACTTTCACACAG GAAGTAGAAACGGCGCCGTCCGCTGTGCGGCAGACAGATGTTGATAAGCATCAAAGTCAGCAGGAGGAGCTGGCATCACTGCAGCTTCAGTTTCAGCAACTGTGCAGCGACGTAGACCAGCTAACCACGGACATGAAGCACATGAGAGTCACAAATGCCCAG GTACTTGATGAGATGAAGCAGCGAGAGCTGCAAAACcgtgaggaggaggagaagatacAGGTGAAGAAGAAATCCATTGACTTGTTGCCAGATGCTGAGAACAACCTGTTGAAGCTTCAG GGTCTGGTGGAGGCCAGCGCCAAGCGGGTGGTCAGCCTGGCTTCTCAGTGGGAGAAACACCGCGCTCCGCTCATTGACCAACACCGCAGCCTCAAGGAGATCTGCAGTCATCAGGAT ATGGAGTCTTCCAGGAAGCTGTCTGAAATCAAGGTGTTGCACGACAAAATCCGAGTGTCAACAGAAGAGGCCAAGCAGAAGGAGGAAATATACAAACAgctg GTATCGCAGTTAGAGAATCTTCCCAAGGATGTTTCCCGGGCGGCATACACCCAGAGGATTCTGGAGATTGTGAGCAACATCAAGAAACAGAAGGAGGAAATCACCAAG ATTTTGTGCGACACAAAGGATTTGCAAAAAGAGATCAACAGTCTGACAGGAAAACTGGACAGGACTTTTGCTGTGACGGATGAGCTTGTCTTTAAG GACGCCAAAAAAGATGAGTCGGTGCGCAAGTCCTACAAGTACCTGGCTGCTCTGCACGAA AACTGCAGTCAGTTGATCCAAACCATCGAGGACACTGGTACCATCCTGAGGGAGATAAGAGATCTAGAAGAGCAG ATTGAGACAGAGAATAGTAACAAAACCGTGGCTAACCTGGAGAGGATTGTGGAGGACTACAAGGCCATCAGACAGGAGAACTCTGCACTTGCTGCCAAG GTCAGAGACGCCTGA
- the ccdc22 gene encoding coiled-coil domain-containing protein 22 isoform X2 produces MEEVDKILIHALKQVGTGLSEEIEGVKSFTSELIVEAVVRCIRVIDPGLGSALPTSLPPGMSARFRVGMSLAQACQDIGYKGEIGYQTFLYSSETEIRSLLMFLVEKLPRESAAASDQPTGKSTILQRAIASAIKAQLVVPWLPPNCRLPLHGETQTSGVLYSFHSQRLSVAHCVKDSGNKPQKEIRDYQREFLPPVTAQLSHNASVVASILERHTAELSAAQEWDNEWNSQGLLSRLTPQDYRARKRTRLHKRIEEQLRSAALPSAESAFGALGSTSDLSDILQAFKGSASSDQILTKGSHFSHSQKFTFTQEVETAPSAVRQTDVDKHQSQQEELASLQLQFQQLCSDVDQLTTDMKHMRVTNAQVLDEMKQRELQNREEEEKIQVKKKSIDLLPDAENNLLKLQGLVEASAKRVVSLASQWEKHRAPLIDQHRSLKEICSHQDMESSRKLSEIKVLHDKIRVSTEEAKQKEEIYKQLVSQLENLPKDVSRAAYTQRILEIVSNIKKQKEEITKILCDTKDLQKEINSLTGKLDRTFAVTDELVFKDAKKDESVRKSYKYLAALHENCSQLIQTIEDTGTILREIRDLEEQIETENSNKTVANLERIVEDYKAIRQENSALAAKVREP; encoded by the exons ATGGAGGAAGTTGACAAAATCCTCATTCACGCCCTAAAACAAGTTGGCAC GGGGCTCAGTGAGGAAATTGAGGGGGTTAAAAGTTTCACCAGTGAGCTGATAGTAGAGGCGGTGGTGAGATGTATCCGTGTGATCGATCCCGGTCTGGGCAGCGCACTGCCAACCTCCCTCCCTCCCGGCATGTCTGCCCGCTTCAGGGTTGGCATGAGCCTTGCACAGGCCTGTCAG GACATTGGCTACAAAGGGGAGATAGGCTATCAAACCTTTCTGTACAGCAGCGAGACCGAGATTCGCTCCCTGCTCATGTTTCTTGTGGAGAAACTGCCCAGAGAAAGTGCTGCGGCCTCTGATCAGCCAACAG GCAAATCAACAATCCTTCAGAGAGCCATTGCTTCTGCCATTAAAGCCCAGCTGGTTGTCCCCTGGCTTCCTCCAAACTGCAGGCTGCCACTGCATGGTGAAACACAA ACTTCAGGAGTGTTGTACAGCTTCCACAGCCAACGTCTCAGTGTGGCCCATTGTGTCAAAGATTCAGGAAATAAACCACAGAAAG AGATCCGGGACTACCAGAGAGAGTTCCTCCCACCGGTCACTGCTCAGCTCTCCCACAATGCATCTGTGGTTGCGTCCATACTGGAGCGGCACACCGCTGAGCTCAGTGCGGCGCAGGAGTGGGACAATGAGTGGAACAGTCAGGGACTGCTGTCACGTCTTACTCCACAG GACTACAGGGCCCGAAAACGGACTCGACTGCATAAACGTATCGAGGAGCAGTTGCGCTCTGCTGCCCTTCCCTCTGCGGAAAGTGCCTTTGGAGCGCTGGGCTCTACCTCGGATTTGTCTGACATCCTGCAAGCCTTCAAAGGCTCCGCCTCCTCGGACCAAATCCTGACAAAGGGCTCTCACTTTTCCCACTCCCAGAAGTTCACTTTCACACAG GAAGTAGAAACGGCGCCGTCCGCTGTGCGGCAGACAGATGTTGATAAGCATCAAAGTCAGCAGGAGGAGCTGGCATCACTGCAGCTTCAGTTTCAGCAACTGTGCAGCGACGTAGACCAGCTAACCACGGACATGAAGCACATGAGAGTCACAAATGCCCAG GTACTTGATGAGATGAAGCAGCGAGAGCTGCAAAACcgtgaggaggaggagaagatacAGGTGAAGAAGAAATCCATTGACTTGTTGCCAGATGCTGAGAACAACCTGTTGAAGCTTCAG GGTCTGGTGGAGGCCAGCGCCAAGCGGGTGGTCAGCCTGGCTTCTCAGTGGGAGAAACACCGCGCTCCGCTCATTGACCAACACCGCAGCCTCAAGGAGATCTGCAGTCATCAGGAT ATGGAGTCTTCCAGGAAGCTGTCTGAAATCAAGGTGTTGCACGACAAAATCCGAGTGTCAACAGAAGAGGCCAAGCAGAAGGAGGAAATATACAAACAgctg GTATCGCAGTTAGAGAATCTTCCCAAGGATGTTTCCCGGGCGGCATACACCCAGAGGATTCTGGAGATTGTGAGCAACATCAAGAAACAGAAGGAGGAAATCACCAAG ATTTTGTGCGACACAAAGGATTTGCAAAAAGAGATCAACAGTCTGACAGGAAAACTGGACAGGACTTTTGCTGTGACGGATGAGCTTGTCTTTAAG GACGCCAAAAAAGATGAGTCGGTGCGCAAGTCCTACAAGTACCTGGCTGCTCTGCACGAA AACTGCAGTCAGTTGATCCAAACCATCGAGGACACTGGTACCATCCTGAGGGAGATAAGAGATCTAGAAGAGCAG ATTGAGACAGAGAATAGTAACAAAACCGTGGCTAACCTGGAGAGGATTGTGGAGGACTACAAGGCCATCAGACAGGAGAACTCTGCACTTGCTGCCAAGGTCAGAGAGCCTTGA
- the ccdc22 gene encoding coiled-coil domain-containing protein 22 isoform X1 — MEEVDKILIHALKQVGTGLSEEIEGVKSFTSELIVEAVVRCIRVIDPGLGSALPTSLPPGMSARFRVGMSLAQACQDIGYKGEIGYQTFLYSSETEIRSLLMFLVEKLPRESAAASDQPTGKSTILQRAIASAIKAQLVVPWLPPNCRLPLHGETQTSGVLYSFHSQRLSVAHCVKDSGNKPQKEIRDYQREFLPPVTAQLSHNASVVASILERHTAELSAAQEWDNEWNSQGLLSRLTPQDYRARKRTRLHKRIEEQLRSAALPSAESAFGALGSTSDLSDILQAFKGSASSDQILTKGSHFSHSQKFTFTQVHNDSQLMCRHSILHKCVFVCEQEVETAPSAVRQTDVDKHQSQQEELASLQLQFQQLCSDVDQLTTDMKHMRVTNAQVLDEMKQRELQNREEEEKIQVKKKSIDLLPDAENNLLKLQGLVEASAKRVVSLASQWEKHRAPLIDQHRSLKEICSHQDMESSRKLSEIKVLHDKIRVSTEEAKQKEEIYKQLVSQLENLPKDVSRAAYTQRILEIVSNIKKQKEEITKILCDTKDLQKEINSLTGKLDRTFAVTDELVFKDAKKDESVRKSYKYLAALHENCSQLIQTIEDTGTILREIRDLEEQIETENSNKTVANLERIVEDYKAIRQENSALAAKVREP, encoded by the exons ATGGAGGAAGTTGACAAAATCCTCATTCACGCCCTAAAACAAGTTGGCAC GGGGCTCAGTGAGGAAATTGAGGGGGTTAAAAGTTTCACCAGTGAGCTGATAGTAGAGGCGGTGGTGAGATGTATCCGTGTGATCGATCCCGGTCTGGGCAGCGCACTGCCAACCTCCCTCCCTCCCGGCATGTCTGCCCGCTTCAGGGTTGGCATGAGCCTTGCACAGGCCTGTCAG GACATTGGCTACAAAGGGGAGATAGGCTATCAAACCTTTCTGTACAGCAGCGAGACCGAGATTCGCTCCCTGCTCATGTTTCTTGTGGAGAAACTGCCCAGAGAAAGTGCTGCGGCCTCTGATCAGCCAACAG GCAAATCAACAATCCTTCAGAGAGCCATTGCTTCTGCCATTAAAGCCCAGCTGGTTGTCCCCTGGCTTCCTCCAAACTGCAGGCTGCCACTGCATGGTGAAACACAA ACTTCAGGAGTGTTGTACAGCTTCCACAGCCAACGTCTCAGTGTGGCCCATTGTGTCAAAGATTCAGGAAATAAACCACAGAAAG AGATCCGGGACTACCAGAGAGAGTTCCTCCCACCGGTCACTGCTCAGCTCTCCCACAATGCATCTGTGGTTGCGTCCATACTGGAGCGGCACACCGCTGAGCTCAGTGCGGCGCAGGAGTGGGACAATGAGTGGAACAGTCAGGGACTGCTGTCACGTCTTACTCCACAG GACTACAGGGCCCGAAAACGGACTCGACTGCATAAACGTATCGAGGAGCAGTTGCGCTCTGCTGCCCTTCCCTCTGCGGAAAGTGCCTTTGGAGCGCTGGGCTCTACCTCGGATTTGTCTGACATCCTGCAAGCCTTCAAAGGCTCCGCCTCCTCGGACCAAATCCTGACAAAGGGCTCTCACTTTTCCCACTCCCAGAAGTTCACTTTCACACAGGTGCATAACGACTCACAGCTAATGTGTCGCCACTCCATTCTTcacaaatgtgtgtttgtgtgtgaacaGGAAGTAGAAACGGCGCCGTCCGCTGTGCGGCAGACAGATGTTGATAAGCATCAAAGTCAGCAGGAGGAGCTGGCATCACTGCAGCTTCAGTTTCAGCAACTGTGCAGCGACGTAGACCAGCTAACCACGGACATGAAGCACATGAGAGTCACAAATGCCCAG GTACTTGATGAGATGAAGCAGCGAGAGCTGCAAAACcgtgaggaggaggagaagatacAGGTGAAGAAGAAATCCATTGACTTGTTGCCAGATGCTGAGAACAACCTGTTGAAGCTTCAG GGTCTGGTGGAGGCCAGCGCCAAGCGGGTGGTCAGCCTGGCTTCTCAGTGGGAGAAACACCGCGCTCCGCTCATTGACCAACACCGCAGCCTCAAGGAGATCTGCAGTCATCAGGAT ATGGAGTCTTCCAGGAAGCTGTCTGAAATCAAGGTGTTGCACGACAAAATCCGAGTGTCAACAGAAGAGGCCAAGCAGAAGGAGGAAATATACAAACAgctg GTATCGCAGTTAGAGAATCTTCCCAAGGATGTTTCCCGGGCGGCATACACCCAGAGGATTCTGGAGATTGTGAGCAACATCAAGAAACAGAAGGAGGAAATCACCAAG ATTTTGTGCGACACAAAGGATTTGCAAAAAGAGATCAACAGTCTGACAGGAAAACTGGACAGGACTTTTGCTGTGACGGATGAGCTTGTCTTTAAG GACGCCAAAAAAGATGAGTCGGTGCGCAAGTCCTACAAGTACCTGGCTGCTCTGCACGAA AACTGCAGTCAGTTGATCCAAACCATCGAGGACACTGGTACCATCCTGAGGGAGATAAGAGATCTAGAAGAGCAG ATTGAGACAGAGAATAGTAACAAAACCGTGGCTAACCTGGAGAGGATTGTGGAGGACTACAAGGCCATCAGACAGGAGAACTCTGCACTTGCTGCCAAGGTCAGAGAGCCTTGA